A genomic region of Pithys albifrons albifrons isolate INPA30051 chromosome 20, PitAlb_v1, whole genome shotgun sequence contains the following coding sequences:
- the EGFL7 gene encoding epidermal growth factor-like protein 7 gives MCHLSCFLLGLLLILSTTSTDGFARPGRRVCAAAPQHQMGAYTESHIQPVYQPYLTTCQGHRLCSTYRTIYRVAYRQRYRQLPEPAASCCPGWSRANGHTLSCNRALCWVPCQNGGTCAFPDRCACPPGWTGQACQTDVDECAGQSHGCSQLCINTAGSYHCTCRDGFTLTADDKECQPLVPVPDMNTLSQAGPSSEMKEEMNDLKSRVETLEQKLQLVLAPFHNLMPSAPEDVGTDPISRLSHSLQQLDRIDSLSEQISFLEERLETCSCKNEL, from the exons ATGTGCCACCTCAGCTGCTTCCTCTTGGgactcctcctcatcctcagcaccaccagcaccgATGGCTTTGCCCGGCCAGG ccGCAGGGTCTGTGCCGCGGCACCGCAGCACCAGATGGGCGCCTACACCGAGTCCCACATCCAGCCTGTCTACCAGCCCTACCTCACCACCTGCCAGGGCCACCGCCTCTGCAGCACCTACAG GACCATCTACAGGGTTGCCTATCGGCAGAGGTACAGACAGCTGCCTGAGCCTGCAGCCTCGTGCTGtcctggctggagcagagcaaatGGCCACACACTCAGCTGTAACAGAG CTCTCTGCTGGGTGCCGTGCCAGAATGGTGGGACCTGCGCCTTCCCTGACAGATGTGCCTGCCCACCGGGCTGGACGGGGCAAGCCTGCCAGACAG ATGTGGATGAGTGTGCTGGCCAGAGCCAtggctgcagccagctctgcatCAACACAGCCGGGAGCTACCACTGCACCTGCCGGGACGGCTTCACCCTCACTGCTGATGACAAGGAGTGCCAGCCCCTGGTGCCAGTGCCCGACATGAACACCCTCAGCCAAGCAG GTCCCTCCAGtgaaatgaaggaagaaatgaaCGACCTGAAGAGCAGAGTGGAAACGCTGGAGCAG AAACTCCAGCTGGTGCTGGCCCCCTTCCACAACCTCATGCCATCAGCGCCAGAGGACGTGGGCACAGACCCCATCAGCCGACTGTCCCACTCCCTCCAGCAACTGGACAGAATCGACTCCCTGAGCGAGCAGATCTCTTTCCTTGAGGAGCGGCTGGAGACAT GTTCCTGCAAGAACGAGCTCTAG